In a genomic window of Rhododendron vialii isolate Sample 1 chromosome 12a, ASM3025357v1:
- the LOC131311488 gene encoding U-box domain-containing protein 38-like, whose product MGGKGKHRWKISIFRSSFPSKLQNKQPPAEFICPISGSLMFDPVVVSSGQTFERTSVQVCRDLGLSPPLPDGLKPDFTIAIPNSALKSTILKWCDNSGAPRPAAPDRTSVENAVRTIMDSLIEAADDKDSRIRVSERELLEGVAEKPDVLFSHAATELNHRPTHFYSSSSEESVIANAIPATPLLPFTTRPLCFSSSLSLSSSSSEVVSDEITINPNPNSASEDEEFVSKLKSRDIYEQEQGLISLRKLTRTKEEARVSLCTPRLLAVIRPLLFSRYAAVQTNAVAVIVNVSLDKVNKVKIVRSGIVPSLIDAMKGGCPESQEHAAGAIFSLSLEDENKVAIGVLGALQPLLHALRSESERSRHDSALALYHLSLVQSNRVKLVKLGAVSTLLTMVSGELAGRAMLVLCNLAACVEGRSAMLDANAVEVLVGMLRWKEVSESTQENCVAALHSLSHGSMRFKGLARGAGLAEVLREVEERGSERAREKAGKILMVMRGRDEAAAAAAAAEGVLLEGGGVSRYRVGRNACGVNSTEF is encoded by the coding sequence ATGGGCGGCAAGGGAAAGCACCGGTGGAAAATCTCAATATTCCGGTCATCTTTCCCGTCAAAGCTCCAAAACAAACAACCCCCCGCCGAGTTCATCTGCCCCATATCCGGCTCCTTAATGTTCGACCCGGTCGTCGTCTCTTCGGGTCAAACCTTCGAGAGAACCTCCGTGCAGGTCTGCCGGGACCTGGGGCTTTCCCCGCCCCTCCCCGACGGTTTGAAACCTGATTTCACTATTGCAATCCCCAATTCAGCCCTCAAATCGACGATCCTCAAGTGGTGCGACAACTCCGGTGCCCCACGCCCCGCCGCACCCGATCGCACGTCCGTCGAAAACGCCGTCCGTACGATTATGGACTCGTTGATTGAAGCAGCAGATGATAAGGATTCGAGAATTAGGGTTTCGGAGAGGGAGTTGCTGGAGGGGGTGGCGGAGAAGCCGGACGTGCTGTTCTCGCACGCGGCGACCGAGTTGAACCACCGACCGACTCACTTCTACTCGTCGAGCTCCGAGGAATCGGTGATCGCGAACGCGATCCCGGCCACCCCTCTCCTCCCGTTCACCACCCGTCCGTTGTGCTTCTCGTCCTCGCTGTCGCTGTCGTCGTCGTCTTCCGAAGTCGTTTCGGACGAAATTACcataaaccctaaccccaactCCGCATCCGAAGACGAAGAGTTCGTTTCGAAGCTGAAGAGTCGTGATATTTACGAGCAAGAACAAGGTTTGATATCGCTGAGGAAGCTAACGAGGACGAAAGAGGAAGCTAGGGTTTCGCTCTGCACCCCAAGGTTGCTCGCCGTTATCCGGCCGTTACTGTTCTCGCGATACGCCGCCGTGCAAACAAACGCCGTCGCCGTCATTGTCAACGTCTCGCTGGATAAGGTTAACAAGGTGAAGATCGTGCGGTCGGGGATCGTGCCGTCGTTGATCGACGCGATGAAGGGCGGGTGCCCTGAGTCGCAGGAACACGCCGCGGGCGCGATTTTCAGCTTGTCTCTGGAAGACGAGAACAAGGTGGCGATCGGCGTGCTCGGCGCGCTGCAGCCGTTGCTGCACGCGCTGAGGTCGGAGAGCGAGCGGAGCCGCCACGACTCGGCGTTGGCTCTGTACCATTTGTCTCTGGTTCAGAGCAACCGGGTCAAGTTGGTGAAACTCGGGGCCGTGTCGACTCTGTTGACGATGGTGAGCGGCGAGCTGGCAGGGAGAGCTATGCTGGTGTTGTGTAATCTGGCGGCGTGTGTCGAGGGGAGGTCGGCGATGCTGGACGCGAACGCGGTGGAGGTATTGGTGGGGATGTTGAGATGGAAGGAGGTGTCCGAGTCGACTCAGGAGAACTGCGTGGCGGCGTTGCACTCGTTGAGTCACGGGAGCATGAGGTTTAAAGGGCTGGCGAGGGGGGCGGGGTTGGCGGAGGTGTTGAGGGAGGTGGAGGAGAGGGGGAGCGAGAGGGCGAGAGAGAAGGCGGGCAAGATTTTGATGGTGATGAGAGGGAGGGATGAGGCTGCGGCCGCGGCTGCGGCGGCGGAGGGGGTTTTGTTGGAGGGAGGAGGAGTGAGTCGGTACCGAGTCGGGAGGAACGCGTGCGGTGTTAACTCAACtgagttttga
- the LOC131311546 gene encoding putative DNA glycosylase At3g47830 — protein MPNRRKRKQPQLHPALSPPSKSPKTNTTNQKDPYPNHPRPTPEECRSVRNDLLALHGFPKEFAKYRSLRPNLDPIPLLSNGSAQSPAKPEPFDGEDGGGACGPVESVLDGLVSTILSQNTTDLNSQRAFASLKSAFPTWEDVFEAESKALENAIRCGGLAPTKAACIKNLLSCLLEKKGKLCLEYLRELSVDEIKTELSLFKGIGPKTVACVLMFQLQQDDFPVDTHVFQIAKAVGWVPEQADTKKTYLHLNRRIPNELKFDLNCLLFTHGKLCQQCTKGGGTKQKRESDDNSCPLLSYCNISKSEFNS, from the exons ATGCCTAACCGTCGTAAAAGGAAGCAACCCCAGCTCCACCCCGCTCTGTCGCCGCCGTCCAAATCCCCCAAAACCAACACCACCAATCAAAAAGACCCATACCCAAATCACCCTCGTCCAACTCCAGAAGAATGTCGATCCGTGCGAAACGACCTTCTGGCCCTCCACGGCTTCCCCAAAGAATTCGCCAAGTACCGCTCTCTGAGACCCAACCTTGACCCTATTCCTCTTCTCTCCAACGGCTCGGCTCAATCTCCGGCCAAGCCTGAGCCATTCGACGGGGAAGACGGTGGTGGGGCCTGTGGGCCCGTGGagagtgttttggacggtctggtGAGCACCATACTGTCGCAGAACACCACCGATTTGAACTCTCAGAGGGCTtttgcttctctcaaatctgcttTTCCTACTTGGGAAGAT GTTTTTGAGGCTGAATCAAAAGCTTTGGAGAATGCCATAAGATGTGGAGGTTTAGCCCCGACCAAGGCCGCTTGCATAAAGAATTTGTTGAGTTGCTTGCTTGAGAAGAAAGGCAAACTATGCTTGGAATACCTGCGAGAATTGTCAGTTGATGAAATCAAGACCGAACTCTCTTTATTTAAGGGAATTGGCCCCAAAaca GTGGCTTGTGTCTTGATGTTCCAACTTCAGCAAGATGATTTCCCAGTGGACACACAT GTTTTTCAGATCGCTAAGGCTGTTGGTTGGGTACCGGAACAGGCGGACACCAAAAAGACATACCTCCATCTCAATCGACGAATTCCAAATGAACTAAAGTTTGATCTGAACTGCCTTTTATTCACACATGGTAAGCTGTGTCAGCAATGCACAAAGGGAGGAGGTACTAAGCAAAAAAGAGAATCCGATGACAATTCTTGCCCTCTTTTAAGTTACTGCAACATTTCGAAATCAGAATTCAATAGTTAA
- the LOC131311545 gene encoding peroxidase 41-like, producing the protein MASLFILFLFLSSLFGAVIAQSAIKLPNKGAGHHRHTTPPKLTANYYAKTCPKFDQIMQDTVYAKQSTNPTTAAAVLRTFFHDCMVEGCDASVLISSTPSNQAEKDYDINQSLAGDAFDLVTRAKSALELACPNVVSCADILALATRNLVKFVGGPFIPIQLGRKDGLVSMASHVEANLARTNTSMERMIEMFKEKGFTIEEMVALTGGGHTIGFSHCKEFSNRIFTYPSQSGVDPSLNPRFADRLKKMCANYQANPTIAAFNDPLTPGNFDNMYFKNLKNGLGLLASDQALINDPRTKPIVDKFAADQAAFFQTFVEAMVKTSVTGVKTGKHGEVRVRCDRIN; encoded by the coding sequence ATGGCTTCGCTAttcattttgtttctatttctctcttctctcttcggcGCCGTCATCGCTCAATCCGCCATAAAATTGCCCAACAAGGGCGCCGGGCACCACCGCCACACCACGCCACCCAAGCTCACCGCCAATTACTACGCCAAGACGTGTCCCAAGTTCGACCAGATCATGCAGGACACCGTCTACGCCAAGCAGAGCACCAACCCTACCACCGCTGCCGCCGTCCTCCGCACCTTCTTCCACGACTGCATGGTCGAGGGATGCGACGCCTCCGTCCTCATCTCCTCCACCCCCTCCAACCAGGCGGAGAAGGACTACGACATCAACCAGTCCCTCGCCGGCGATGCCTTTGACCTCGTGACGCGTGCCAAGAGCGCCCTCGAGCTCGCCTGCCCGAACGTCGTCTCTTGCGCAGACATACTCGCCCTCGCGACCAGAAACCTCGTAAAGTTCGTCGGCGGACCCTTCATCCCCATCCAATTGGGCCGGAAAGACGGGCTCGTGTCCATGGCTTCGCACGTTGAAGCTAACCTAGCTAGGACTAACACCTCAATGGAGCGAATGATCGAGATGTTCAAGGAGAAGGGATTCACCATTGAAGAAATGGTGGCGTTAACCGGCGGTGGACACACGATTGGATTCTCACACTGCAAGGAGTTCAGCAACCGGATCTTCACCTACCCGTCGCAATCAGGCGTCGACCCTTCGCTCAACCCTAGATTCGCAGATCGCTTGAAAAAGATGTGTGCCAACTACCAGGCCAACCCGACAATCGCAGCGTTCAACGATCCCTTGACACCCGGAAACTTCGACAACATGTACTTCAAGAACTTGAAGAACGGGCTGGGGCTTCTGGCTTCGGACCAGGCGCTGATAAACGACCCGAGAACAAAGCCGATAGTGGACAAGTTTGCGGCCGACCAGGCGGCGTTCTTCCAGACGTTTGTCGAAGCCATGGTGAAAACTAGCGTTACCGGAGTCAAGACCGGGAAGCACGGCGAGGTGAGGGTCCGGTGCGATAGGATCAACTGA